Proteins encoded within one genomic window of uncultured Draconibacterium sp.:
- a CDS encoding 1-deoxy-D-xylulose-5-phosphate reductoisomerase has product MKKRIAILGSTGSIGNQALEVIEQNSELFEVEVLTANNSVELLIQQAKKFQPNVVVIANKEKYQLVSGALEDEDIKVYAGEEALNQVVEMDTVDLVLTAMVGYSGLIPTYNAVKAGKSIALANKETLVVAGEIITKAAREKQVDLLPVDSEHSAIFQCLVGEFMNPIEKIYLTCSGGPFRVKTLEDLQHVTVDDALAHPNWDMGAKITIDSATLMNKGFEVIEAHWLFGLPASKIDVIVHPESIVHSIVQFEDGSMKAQMGLPDMKLPIQYAMGFPNRIANNFPRFNFLDYPSLHFEQPNTEIFRNLALSFAAMEKGGNMPCILNAANEIVVEAFLKRKIKFLQMPEIIEQAMNKVDFVNQPTLNDLIETNNETRTVAQLLTENKI; this is encoded by the coding sequence ATGAAGAAAAGAATAGCAATTCTTGGATCAACAGGATCCATAGGAAACCAGGCACTTGAGGTAATTGAGCAAAATTCCGAATTGTTTGAAGTTGAGGTTTTAACAGCAAATAACAGCGTGGAACTGCTTATTCAGCAGGCAAAAAAATTTCAGCCCAATGTGGTGGTTATCGCCAACAAAGAAAAATACCAACTGGTTAGCGGTGCACTTGAAGATGAAGATATAAAAGTATATGCCGGCGAAGAGGCATTAAACCAAGTGGTGGAAATGGATACCGTAGATTTGGTATTGACAGCCATGGTGGGGTATTCAGGATTGATACCAACCTACAATGCCGTAAAAGCGGGAAAATCAATTGCGTTAGCTAATAAAGAAACGCTGGTTGTTGCCGGTGAGATTATAACAAAAGCAGCACGCGAAAAGCAGGTTGATCTGCTGCCCGTTGATTCGGAGCACTCGGCCATTTTCCAGTGTTTGGTTGGCGAGTTTATGAATCCGATTGAAAAGATTTACCTCACATGTTCCGGTGGCCCGTTTCGCGTGAAAACGCTGGAAGACCTTCAGCATGTTACTGTTGACGATGCTTTGGCGCACCCCAATTGGGATATGGGAGCCAAAATCACCATCGATTCGGCAACGCTAATGAATAAAGGATTCGAGGTAATTGAGGCACACTGGCTTTTTGGTTTGCCAGCTTCAAAAATCGATGTTATCGTTCATCCCGAGTCAATTGTCCATTCCATCGTTCAGTTTGAAGATGGTTCAATGAAAGCACAAATGGGATTGCCCGATATGAAGTTGCCCATACAATATGCCATGGGATTTCCGAACCGAATTGCAAATAACTTCCCGCGGTTCAACTTTTTAGATTACCCGAGTTTGCATTTTGAGCAGCCAAATACAGAAATTTTTCGTAACCTTGCACTCTCTTTTGCGGCAATGGAAAAAGGCGGAAATATGCCCTGTATTTTAAATGCTGCAAACGAGATAGTTGTTGAGGCATTTTTAAAGCGAAAGATTAAGTTTTTGCAAATGCCCGAAATAATAGAACAAGCCATGAACAAGGTTGATTTTGTAAATCAACCAACACTCAATGATTTAATTGAGACCAACAATGAAACAAGAACAGTGGCACAGTTGTTAACAGAAAACAAAATTTAG